Proteins encoded together in one Anaerococcus murdochii window:
- a CDS encoding galactose ABC transporter substrate-binding protein, translating into MNIRKFASLALVMALSLGITSCGSNKPAEEGKEEAKVEEKAEEGKEEKSDGKTKKIAVLLYNGSDTYIASVRQQLEKLDAEDDSIELVFQDGQNNQGTQTDQLNNVIAQNVDGILLNIVDISAAPTAMETIKASGIPTAFFNRDMTESMTEEDLKEFLFIGTDAPEAGKMQGQILTDLWKKGDMDRNGNGVLDYVMLNGGLDNPEAQARTEYSVKTLEENGIKVNEVAFQDAKWDTDKAKTAMDTWLQTNQDNIDAVIANNDGMAIGAISALQAVGMNTGSSEDNMVVVGVDATDLAVAEINKGTMSGTVKQDAEGMAKALIVTMKNKLGNGDFIDGTEYKLGADKKSIRIDYQIYTGK; encoded by the coding sequence ATGAATATTAGAAAATTTGCAAGCTTAGCATTGGTGATGGCTTTATCACTTGGTATTACCAGCTGTGGTTCAAACAAACCAGCTGAAGAAGGCAAGGAAGAAGCTAAAGTAGAAGAAAAAGCTGAAGAAGGCAAAGAAGAAAAATCAGACGGTAAGACTAAGAAAATAGCTGTTCTTCTTTACAATGGTTCTGATACCTATATCGCTTCTGTTCGTCAACAACTAGAAAAACTTGACGCAGAAGACGACTCTATAGAACTTGTTTTCCAAGATGGTCAAAACAACCAAGGTACACAAACAGACCAACTTAACAACGTTATAGCTCAAAACGTTGATGGTATCCTTCTTAATATCGTAGATATTTCTGCAGCTCCAACAGCTATGGAAACTATCAAAGCAAGCGGCATTCCAACAGCATTCTTTAACAGAGATATGACTGAATCTATGACAGAAGAAGACCTAAAAGAATTCTTATTCATCGGTACAGATGCTCCAGAAGCTGGTAAAATGCAAGGCCAAATCCTAACAGATCTTTGGAAAAAAGGCGACATGGATAGAAACGGCAACGGAGTTCTTGACTATGTAATGCTTAACGGTGGTCTTGATAACCCAGAAGCTCAAGCAAGAACAGAATATTCTGTAAAAACTCTTGAAGAAAACGGCATCAAAGTAAACGAAGTTGCATTCCAAGATGCTAAATGGGATACAGATAAGGCTAAAACAGCTATGGATACATGGCTACAAACTAACCAAGATAATATCGATGCAGTTATCGCTAACAACGATGGTATGGCAATCGGTGCTATCTCAGCCCTACAAGCAGTTGGTATGAACACTGGTTCTTCTGAAGACAACATGGTAGTTGTAGGTGTAGATGCTACAGACCTTGCTGTTGCAGAAATCAACAAAGGAACAATGTCTGGTACTGTAAAACAAGACGCTGAAGGTATGGCAAAAGCTCTTATCGTAACAATGAAAAACAAACTAGGAAATGGCGACTTTATTGACGGTACAGAATACAAGCTTGGAGCAGATAAAAAATCAATCAGAATTGATTATCAAATCTACACAGGTAAATAG
- a CDS encoding N-acetylglucosamine kinase has protein sequence MSKEIYLGVDGGGTKTAFILEKDGKTYLHKEGTIHLSQISRDEFKKRIKNAVEVLTKEVVITNKDIAYTFVSVPGYGQYPEDEAFIDQSLREILGTGNFKVGNDCLNAWAGSLNAKPGINLILGTGSIGFGLDDKGNSLRCGGWGPLISDESSGYYLGLRLINYFTKQSDGRIPKTMLYDLIKEELKIDDDFEIIPMAEGMTRDELAAVSKILGKLLENKDECALELIDKAGYEAALTINTLAKQLDFEGKVLASYSGGVFNLGDELIGKIEQYLDPNIELVKPYADPTQGALILAKKFSKEN, from the coding sequence ATGAGTAAGGAAATTTATTTAGGAGTAGACGGCGGAGGCACAAAAACAGCCTTTATCCTAGAAAAAGATGGAAAAACTTATCTCCACAAAGAAGGCACAATCCACTTAAGCCAAATATCTAGAGACGAGTTTAAAAAGAGAATTAAAAATGCTGTAGAAGTCCTTACAAAAGAAGTGGTGATCACAAATAAGGACATTGCTTACACTTTTGTATCAGTTCCAGGCTATGGCCAATATCCAGAAGACGAAGCTTTTATAGACCAGAGCCTAAGGGAAATTTTAGGGACAGGTAATTTCAAGGTCGGCAACGACTGCCTAAATGCTTGGGCAGGTTCCCTAAACGCAAAGCCAGGTATAAACCTAATTTTAGGTACAGGATCAATAGGTTTTGGCCTTGATGATAAGGGAAATTCCCTAAGGTGTGGCGGCTGGGGCCCACTCATTTCTGATGAATCAAGTGGATATTACCTCGGTCTTAGACTCATAAATTATTTTACCAAACAAAGTGACGGCAGAATCCCAAAAACTATGCTCTATGATCTAATTAAAGAAGAACTAAAAATCGATGATGATTTTGAAATAATCCCAATGGCAGAAGGCATGACCAGGGATGAGCTAGCGGCAGTGAGCAAAATTTTAGGAAAACTCTTGGAAAACAAAGACGAGTGTGCCCTAGAATTAATAGACAAAGCTGGATACGAGGCAGCCTTAACCATAAATACCTTGGCAAAACAGCTAGACTTTGAAGGAAAAGTCCTAGCTTCTTATTCAGGCGGGGTCTTTAATCTAGGGGATGAACTAATAGGAAAAATCGAACAATATTTAGATCCAAATATCGAACTAGTAAAACCATACGCAGACCCAACCCAAGGCGCTCTAATCCTTGCTAAGAAGTTTTCTAAAGAAAATTAG